Proteins encoded by one window of Pseudomonas sp. PSKL.D1:
- a CDS encoding AAA family ATPase — protein sequence MEHRDALIALRTFLSSQILGQEKLVERLLIVLLADGHMLVEGAPGLAKTKAIKELAEGIEAQFHRIQFTPDLLPADITGTEIYRPETGSFVFQQGPIFHNLVLADEINRAPAKVQSALLEAMAERQVSVGRSTYDLSPLFLVMATQNPIEQEGTYPLPEAQLDRFLMHVKIGFPDAAVERRILAQARGEALGGEVKPERRVSQQAIFAARKEILGLYMADAVEEYLVQLVMATRTPAKFDAELADWIAYGASPRGSIALDRCARAHAWLAGRDFVSPEDIQAVLFDVLRHRIILSFEAEAAGIDQDRVVQRILDVVAVA from the coding sequence ATGGAACACCGTGACGCGCTGATTGCGCTGCGCACCTTTCTTTCTTCCCAGATCCTGGGCCAGGAAAAGCTCGTCGAGCGGCTATTGATCGTGCTGCTGGCCGACGGCCACATGCTGGTCGAAGGCGCACCTGGCCTGGCCAAGACCAAGGCCATCAAGGAACTGGCCGAGGGCATCGAAGCACAGTTTCACCGCATCCAGTTCACCCCCGACCTGCTTCCGGCCGACATCACCGGCACCGAAATCTATCGCCCGGAAACCGGCAGTTTCGTGTTCCAGCAAGGGCCGATCTTCCATAACCTGGTGCTGGCCGACGAAATCAACCGCGCCCCGGCCAAGGTGCAATCAGCCCTGCTTGAGGCCATGGCCGAGCGCCAGGTGAGCGTGGGCCGCAGCACCTACGACCTGTCGCCGCTGTTCTTGGTCATGGCCACGCAAAACCCGATCGAGCAGGAAGGCACCTACCCGCTGCCCGAAGCCCAGCTCGACCGCTTTCTGATGCACGTAAAGATCGGTTTCCCCGATGCCGCCGTGGAGCGGCGCATCCTGGCCCAGGCACGTGGCGAAGCGTTGGGCGGTGAAGTAAAACCTGAGCGGCGCGTCAGCCAGCAAGCCATTTTCGCCGCCCGCAAGGAAATCCTCGGGCTCTACATGGCCGACGCGGTGGAGGAATACCTGGTGCAACTGGTGATGGCCACCCGCACCCCGGCCAAGTTTGATGCCGAGCTGGCCGACTGGATCGCCTACGGCGCAAGCCCCCGTGGGTCGATTGCCCTGGACCGCTGCGCGCGGGCCCATGCCTGGCTGGCCGGGCGCGACTTCGTCAGCCCTGAAGACATCCAGGCGGTGCTGTTCGACGTGCTGCGCCACCGCATCATCCTGTCGTTTGAAGCCGAGGCTGCCGGAATTGACCAGGACCGGGTGGTGCAGCGCATTCTTGATGTGGTGGCCGTTGCCTGA